The Alosa alosa isolate M-15738 ecotype Scorff River chromosome 17, AALO_Geno_1.1, whole genome shotgun sequence genomic sequence cagtttacttaagcaggtaaaagcaatcgagaaaaactgtaatatattgTTTAACTGTTACAGTCAAGGTTACTCAAAAGAGTACTATGGGAGACAACTAGATACCAATCTAGTTCGCTTGAATATCTCGTTTTAATTAGATAAAACTAAACACCGTAAAGAACAAACATTTTCCATAGTTAGATATTCTGTTGTCAAACGTAAAGTAAGATAGCATGATTATAAGGCCTGTATtgttacaacaacaacaacgattCACTGTGTCTCTCGTTAGCAGTCATGCATATGGCCATGTCCTCCTATATACTAAAGCCTCCCTCTCCAATCCTTAAGACTCCATGGGTGCGAATCGTGAAGCTCATGAAGTATGCCGCAAGTCCTTGGCAATGTTGCTTTTTGTTTGCTTCGCCCTCTCCATGTATATAGGCTGCTCCCATGCCTGCTTCAGCTCGGTTGACATAGTCATCTGCAGAGGGCAGAATTTCTCGGCTGTGCCAGCCAACCTCAGTGACCTCATATGGCGCCTTGACCTGGGCTCCAACGCCATCACCTCCCTAAGCTCCAGCTGGACACCTCGCCCCCTGCTCAGGCTCGAGGTCCTGGTGCTGGCCCAGAATGCCCATGGCACCATTGTGCCAGGCGCCTTTGTCAGCACGCCTCACCTCCGCCACCTGGATCTGTCCTCCAACAGGCTAAAGTGGCTTATCGGGGGGATATTCAAGGGGCTCGGTGAACTCGAGGAGCTGCTTCTGTTTGACAACCACCTGGGTCGGATCAGCGGCTGGGCGTTCGAGGGCCTCGGCGGCCTCCAGAGGCTCCATCTTGGCAGGAACCGGCTCACTCAGCTGCCCCCCGAGATGTTCGACGGCGTGGTGTCTTTGTCCAAGCTCAGAGTCTTTGATCTGTCCTCGAACATGCTGTGGGGAGTCCCAGTGGCTTCCATCCTCGCTCTGCCTCCCTGGACGCAGGCTGCCCTTTACCTGCACGATAATCCTCTGGTCTGCACTTGTGCCCTGCGCTCCATGTTACAGCAGTGGGCCGACAAGCACTACAGGACAATGGTGGACTTTCGACATGGCCATCCCTGCCTCAGAGGAACCACTGGAGAGATGCTGAACTGCTCCTGGGGGCTGCATGACTCTACTCACCCGGTCAAGGTGGTGTCCCAGGTCAGGCTAGGCGAGCAGTTACTTCTTCTATGTCTGGATTCAACAGAACAACAGGGGTCATCAGTGCACTGGGATACCCCAGACCAGGAGGCCTTACCAGGGGAGGACCATCACCTGCACGTGCACTCAAATGGAACCCTAGAGATCCAAAGGGTGCGCCTGGAAGATTCTGGAACATACCACTGTAAGGTGATCAGTGGGGGGCAACAAGGCTCTGAGAAGTTAGTGGAGGTAGTTGTGAGTGACAGCGAGATAGCATCAACACCACACCAAAGTGAAAATGTCCACACAGGATTCACAGCTTTGGTCTCTTGGATGGTCAGTATAATCCTGCTGCTGTCCTACCTCTACTTTAGTCCATGTCATTGCTGCTGTCGTCGCAAACATTTGGGTTTGTCACGTCCTGCAAAAGGTAATCCTCAGCTTCaggcacagcccagcacagctaAAAAGGTGGTTTTTGTGGAGCCTTGGATGGAAGTTACTGCCATAGATGTGGCTCACTCAACAGGAGACTCAACAGGAGCAGCCAATCCAGTCACCACCAGAAGCATCCTGAAGAATGGTGGAAATACCTCTGATCCTCCGATAAGAGAAATATGCCACCTGATCTAGCCACCATGTTACACCAGCACCACTGAAACACTCAGGTCTTTTCATTGTGTCAAAAGAAGGGGGAGAAAACAACACTGACAGGTTTTCTATAGACAATCAAGTGTGCTGTCAGGGAAAGTTCCTCTGATTGCAATCAGACAGCCAGACATCTCTTGTCAAAAGCTCAGTGGCTGCTGCTACATATTTTAGAGTCTTGATTTTGATGGAAAGTCCATTTAGATAGATAAGGCTTAAGCTGTTACATTCTAAAATAACACAGTTTTGAGAGCTCTTTATGATAATCCAAGCTTTCTGGTTAAAATGCAGTGGTTATAGTAGTTGTAATGTTTAAAGATGtttcttgttttgtttataTTAATAACAGAATCACCAACTAAATCAatgctaaaaatatttttgtttttgtatgtgagCCATTTGCATAATGGCCTTGCAATATATCTTGTCAATTAGTAAAATGTGCATTAAAGTCTTGTGTAGATGGAGGGATCACTGGTGCACACAAATGTTGAAGTTGCTTATTTCTGATGGATTCTGATGAAGATGTAACCTACATTGAAAAAATAGTCTTTTGTTGCAGCGttcagatatatgtgtgtgtatatatatactgtacattaaaaAGCAACTTAAACATCTCTGTGTAGTGATCCCTTCCTTTTCACTGCATGATCGGTCCTCTCCTGTGAAGCACCAGATTATTAATCAGAAGCATTGTGGAATTACCATTTTTACATGTATtgaagtgtgttttgtttggataTAAGTTCTTGTTGATGCCCTAATTTCCACCAACAGGATAGGGTTATGAATACCACTTTTTACAGTCTTTTTGGACATGCCCCCAGTTTAATGATTGCCAATATGAACTTGCACACAACCCTCCTGTGATGTTCTGTCTAATTGTCAATGCGTCTGGACACATATATCTTTAACCACATATTTTAGTATGACTCATCCTTGACCCTTGATTTATAAATAGGATTGTGTGCTCCTCATTCCCATGGCCATTGGAATGTTTTGTGTGCTGAGTGGTTATGGAAGTTTAAACTTTTGCTTTTTTGTTTCACAAATCTTTGTGAAAAAGATTGACAAATGTCTTATTTTACAGTTATGCTATAGGAGTACTAATTTGCTATAGTGCTTCCCACAGAAGTTCAGCATTTGGCCCTTTCAAGACATGTATTTCATGTATTACAGTAACAATAATCATGTAAAGGAAGACTGTCAAAACACACAATTAGATGTGCTTGGTTTGCTTCTTTGtcaggaaaaagaaaaacaagaaaaacaagtAACAAATTCTGCTGAGTATTTAAACAAACTCAAATGCAATAGCCTGCTGGAATAAAGATTTTTTCCCTGTTTCTGGAGGAAAGGTGGAGTAGCAAAGATGCACTGAAATTCATTGAGTGAGCACTGCCCTCTACTGGAGTGAATGAAACAGTACTACTGGCGAATGAAACAGTGCAGAGTGTGCCTGTTGATGTGGGATCCTGTGCCATGTCGGTAAACTGTATCACTTCTCATTTAGGTATACAGTACATGATAGAATGGGATGTTTGAGTTATATCATTTTACTGAACCACTTTGTGTGGTATGCCACCGGAAGCCTTGATGTAGTGGCCTGGCATGAATGGGGTGCTTTGTGTCGGACATGAATATATCAGCCATTATGACATGATTAAATATGACACATGGGCTTGGCTTAAATTAGATTCATTTGAAATATAGTATTAACATAGCAGTACCATAGCGCCACCACATGAAAGGGATGATCACTTCACTTTACCACAGATATACACAAGATATACAATAGATATCTAAAGGGATTAAAACACAGGTCAACACACAAAAGTCTGGATGTTCAAGAGCGGGACATTTACATGACCAATGAAGTGTTGAAATATATGGCCACATCATAAAACTTTCAACACATTGTTATAGTAATACGTTGTGAGACACAAAATGCATCAGCCATATTATAATTCATTCAACAGCTTGAAAATGTCATTCCAATCTACAGCCTATAGGCTGTGCTGAAACACTCTGGTATTCACTTTTGCTTGCAATTAAGTGAATGGAAAGAGTCATTGTAACATTGACATAATTATGCAAACTATTTTATGTTCAAATAGAGATGAttaatcttttattttaatcagtatgGTTAAAGTAATAAGCAGTATGATTAAGTTTAAGCTTTAGATTAAAATACTGATGTTATGAACTTATGAATGTTATGTACAAATCTCAGATAACAAAATAATTCACTCTAAAATATAATACTTTTTCACTCTAAGCAGGCTCCTTGTCGATAAACCCTGGAGAAGGTATTCACTTTTATTGTTTTCCTTGACAGCAGCTGGTAGCTCCAACATACTATAAATTAATATGCATATTTTATTTGGCTCTTATCTTACACTCCAGAAGCATGGGAGTTGTGCAGTGGCAATATATCAGATTATCAATTTTATATGGCTCTTATCTTACATTTGCTTGCAATTAAGTGAATGGAAAGAGTCGTTATGCAAAATTATGCATACTATTTTATGTTCAAAAATAGATGATTACTCTTATTGTTTGGCTTGACAGCTAACTGGTAGCTCCAACATACTATAAATCAATATGCAAATTTTATTTGGCTCTTATCTTACACTCCAGAAGCATGGGAGTCGTGCAGTGGCAATATATCAGACTGTGCGTAGGTCTCTCTCATTGTGATCATTGTTTTGCTGCTTGCCCTGCTTGCTTAGCCAGGAGTTCACATTAGTTCACATGAAGATAGTAGACTATGAATGCTATCTGATGCAAATGGCCGACCATTTGTGTTGTGTGGCATATGATTGTATGCTGGTCTGGAAAGAGTAAAAAATGGCAACACTACTTTATCTGTGCACAACATAATGGAACAATGACTTCtttcaatatcatcatcatttgAGATGACCTTCaaaaatgcctgccacctgtgCACACCAGTGAAGATTGTTTCCACTCAAAAAAAAGCAAGGCTTTACTCTGAAGGATCGGTGTTTTGAACTGTGTGCTGAACCCTGAGACTTTTCATGTGGAGACGCCGTGGACGCTCGGGGTCAGAGTTGCCTCTGGAAATAGCCCATTGACAGGAGGATGACAGATAGAGGTGAGAGAGGATGCTCCAGCTTCGACAGGAACATGGAGGCAGTGCCTCACTCCGTCTTTATAGAGATGACACCTTGTCGAGTGTGCTTTGCTTGCGAGTGCTCTCTGTCGCTGATGCAATTGTAAGTCCTTCCCACAAAGCTTGTTAAAATGCCATCACAAAACCTCCCGTGGCAGCAAGGAGAAGCCATGGATCACTGAGTTGTGAAAACACAAAGAGAATTCACTGGTGGTGCAGATCTGGTTTAATGAAATGGTGTGGAGGACGAGTGATGAAAGATGCTTGTGTTGCATGCTGTACATTTACTGAGGTGGGAGTTCATTCCATGCATTCTCTGTCGGCCTCCTGATCCATTAAACTTGACGAGAGAGGGATGGCTAACTTTTTCATATTAGTTTTCATGTTGAGAAGTGCACCGATATCAGGAGAAAACATAGACGGAGTGACATAGACTGTGATTTTAGCTGGCTAATCTAATTGAGATGAGGATACAATGATGGATATAAATTAGCGATTGAATATACTCACCAAAAATAGCTCTCAAATAACCAGGGATGTAGAGtaatactgtctgtataaattggTCAAGTACAGGCAAGAAGTTGTTGTAACTATGTTTGGTTAAAAAACATTCATTATTTGACAAGTTGCAGTGGTGCTGAGATATTGTTCAAAAAGGTGTTTCAAAATACAGTGTACAATCCAATGGTTCATATATTTTATTGACTGAATTATAGATATATGCTTGACCTACTTTTGGAATATTCTTTAGGTTAGGCTTGCCCTTCAGTCATCCCTccctatgtactgtatgtagcgTTGTGCTGCAGGCCTGTGCATACATGCTTCTGTTTAAGCAGGCCCAGCTGGAGTGACAGGCTTGCCATTTTATGTCTTTCAGTGTAACTCATCCAAGGACTGCAGTTTTATGCAGAGGATTGAGGGGGTTCGAAGTTTTCATGTTTTAATAGGCCTTATCATAATACTGACTCATAACAGAGAAAAATAGTCCCGCCAGTTAAGTAACAAAGTCAGCAACATTTATGCAGACACTTTTTCTTTTGTCAGCAGAATGATATAGTCTGTCGATATATTATTCTCACACCAAGTGCATTAGGTACTGAGCATGCTCAAGACATCAGTGGTTCCATGTACGTGCTTCCATTAAATGCTTCAAAATGCTGTGGCACAATTTACTAAGAATGTTTCATCACATGAAGTAGTGACTTTGCAAATTATCTTCCATTTGCTTTGACACTGTAGAATTCATTGCAACATCTGAATGCCTACCGTCAGTACATGCTTCAATCTATATAACACAATGACATTAAAGTGACATGTCATATTTAATGTCAACTTAGTCTAAACTATTTCATTTGAAT encodes the following:
- the LOC125310990 gene encoding amphoterin-induced protein 2-like; its protein translation is MLQENHVPSEHLMLPACVPLSLSEECSESHLSLFVNNTWLSGCSHACFSSVDIVICRGQNFSAVPANLSDLIWRLDLGSNAITSLSSSWTPRPLLRLEVLVLAQNAHGTIVPGAFVSTPHLRHLDLSSNRLKWLIGGIFKGLGELEELLLFDNHLGRISGWAFEGLGGLQRLHLGRNRLTQLPPEMFDGVVSLSKLRVFDLSSNMLWGVPVASILALPPWTQAALYLHDNPLVCTCALRSMLQQWADKHYRTMVDFRHGHPCLRGTTGEMLNCSWGLHDSTHPVKVVSQVRLGEQLLLLCLDSTEQQGSSVHWDTPDQEALPGEDHHLHVHSNGTLEIQRVRLEDSGTYHCKVISGGQQGSEKLVEVVVSDSEIASTPHQSENVHTGFTALVSWMVSIILLLSYLYFSPCHCCCRRKHLGLSRPAKGNPQLQAQPSTAKKVVFVEPWMEVTAIDVAHSTGDSTGAANPVTTRSILKNGGNTSDPPIREICHLI